Proteins encoded in a region of the Oscillospiraceae bacterium MB24-C1 genome:
- a CDS encoding tripartite tricarboxylate transporter permease encodes MIAEAIQMVLFNPVCILLILVGVIIGIIFGSIPGLSASMALILFLPMSFGMEPMNGISLLIGLYLGGISGGLISAILLKIPGTASSIASVFDGGPMADNGEAGKALGVGILTSFVGGLISIFALMFISPYLAKVTLAFTSAEYFAISIFALTIISSLSGKSLINGILAGLFGIALSLVGIAPVDGAIRFTFGQSQLYGGFETVVILIGLYAVTDIIKTGFDRKNIVNSSTKYEYNLKGYGISVKQYLSHWRNIIQSALIGLGVGILPGIGGSTSSLLSYTAARGSSKHPEKFGTGIVDGIIASETANNALIGGSLIPLITMGIPGNVATAIFLGGLTIHGISPGPLIFQKSGQYVYGIFIALLIANVFMLIFERAGLRIFVKLLDIPKYILLPIVMVCCIVGAYCANYSIFDVWCVAIFGLMGLLFKTLNVPSTPMIIGFILGSMTEENLRQALMQTDGNWSIFVTRPISFVFLIIALISVIMTIKKQVSKQN; translated from the coding sequence ATGATTGCAGAAGCAATTCAAATGGTATTGTTCAATCCGGTATGCATACTGCTAATTTTAGTCGGTGTAATTATCGGCATCATTTTCGGCTCCATTCCCGGTCTCTCTGCCTCCATGGCACTGATTTTGTTTTTACCTATGTCTTTTGGTATGGAGCCTATGAACGGAATTTCTCTGTTAATTGGTCTATATTTGGGCGGAATTTCCGGAGGACTCATCTCTGCTATTCTGCTTAAAATCCCTGGTACCGCCTCATCAATAGCTAGTGTATTTGATGGTGGCCCAATGGCGGACAACGGGGAAGCAGGTAAAGCTCTTGGAGTAGGTATACTGACCTCATTTGTAGGCGGACTCATAAGCATATTTGCTTTAATGTTTATTTCTCCGTATCTCGCCAAAGTAACTTTAGCCTTTACATCGGCAGAATATTTTGCCATATCCATCTTTGCCCTTACTATAATTTCTAGCTTATCAGGCAAATCCCTCATTAACGGAATACTTGCCGGTCTATTTGGAATAGCCCTTTCATTAGTGGGAATTGCGCCTGTAGACGGAGCAATTAGATTTACCTTTGGTCAATCCCAGCTTTACGGCGGATTTGAAACAGTAGTAATCCTGATTGGTCTTTATGCTGTCACTGATATCATAAAAACAGGCTTTGACCGTAAAAATATTGTTAACAGCTCAACAAAATATGAGTATAATTTGAAAGGCTATGGAATTTCAGTAAAGCAATACCTGTCCCATTGGAGAAACATTATCCAATCAGCTTTGATTGGGTTGGGAGTCGGTATTCTTCCGGGCATCGGCGGTTCTACATCAAGCCTGCTTTCCTATACGGCAGCACGAGGAAGTTCCAAACATCCTGAGAAATTCGGAACAGGTATAGTTGATGGCATTATAGCCTCCGAAACCGCAAATAACGCCTTAATAGGCGGATCTTTGATCCCCTTGATTACCATGGGTATTCCGGGCAATGTAGCAACCGCTATCTTTTTGGGCGGTCTAACCATACACGGAATATCCCCAGGACCCCTGATTTTTCAAAAGAGCGGACAGTATGTATATGGCATCTTCATAGCCCTGTTGATAGCAAATGTATTTATGCTGATTTTTGAACGTGCCGGCCTGAGGATATTTGTTAAGTTGCTAGATATCCCCAAGTACATTTTGCTGCCTATTGTTATGGTTTGTTGCATAGTTGGAGCATACTGTGCGAATTACAGCATCTTTGACGTGTGGTGTGTAGCTATATTCGGATTGATGGGGTTACTGTTTAAAACTCTCAATGTACCGTCAACGCCTATGATTATTGGCTTTATTCTGGGCTCTATGACTGAGGAAAATCTGCGTCAAGCTTTGATGCAAACCGATGGTAATTGGTCTATTTTTGTCACCCGCCCAATTTCATTTGTTTTCCTGATCATTGCCTTAATTTCCGTTATTATGACTATTAAAAAACAGGTATCTAAGCAAAATTAA
- a CDS encoding Na+/H+ antiporter NhaC family protein, giving the protein MKNEKKQFQFIHTCALLFLLTAFAALLTWIIPAGEFDYEKVGTVNRVVSGTYHTVEQSPQGLWAVFNATVGGFTKASVLMTMIMFVGAAVYILQQTRSIELAFSKIAGGKKTNDAVVVLAIMAFMTIGGATGVFANPTVALIPIGILVTTTMGLDRASGFLMVYLGAYSGFNVGWANPSTLGIAHPIAELPVFSGLNVRIVIHIINFIISYYFVMRYFKMVRKDPTKSLNYKPGMQLGEYMGSSAMEATEGSSGEQINWKHYVNLLATFGAVGAIIFGSINYKWSNDKFAAIFLILSIFLGIFNGYGINGTTKMFLKGCSTMLGAAFIVGFANGISIILANGKILNTIVYAMSIPMTKFGSIIGANVMFIANIFINLFIPSGSGQAAAVMPIMVPVADLVGVTRQVAVQAFQFGDGFSNCLFPTAGTLMGSLGIAGVDWNKYAKWFLPMLLVQSVFAMIALTLLQGIGWTGL; this is encoded by the coding sequence ATGAAAAACGAAAAGAAGCAATTCCAATTTATCCACACCTGTGCACTTTTGTTCCTGCTTACGGCTTTCGCAGCGCTTCTCACCTGGATTATCCCAGCCGGTGAGTTTGACTATGAAAAAGTAGGCACCGTAAATCGCGTTGTGTCGGGCACCTATCATACCGTTGAACAGAGCCCCCAAGGGTTATGGGCAGTATTTAATGCAACGGTAGGCGGTTTTACCAAAGCATCAGTTCTGATGACCATGATTATGTTTGTCGGCGCTGCAGTATATATCCTGCAGCAAACACGCTCAATCGAATTGGCTTTTTCTAAGATTGCAGGCGGTAAAAAGACCAACGATGCTGTCGTTGTACTGGCAATCATGGCGTTTATGACCATCGGCGGGGCAACCGGCGTATTTGCCAACCCAACTGTTGCGCTTATTCCAATCGGTATTCTGGTTACTACCACCATGGGACTCGATCGCGCATCAGGATTTTTGATGGTCTATCTTGGCGCTTATTCCGGCTTTAACGTGGGATGGGCTAATCCGTCTACACTGGGTATTGCGCACCCGATTGCGGAATTACCGGTATTTTCCGGACTCAACGTTCGTATTGTGATACATATTATTAACTTTATCATTTCTTATTACTTTGTGATGCGCTATTTCAAGATGGTCCGTAAGGATCCCACTAAGAGCCTAAACTATAAGCCAGGTATGCAGCTCGGTGAATATATGGGCTCCAGTGCAATGGAGGCGACCGAGGGGAGCAGTGGTGAGCAAATTAACTGGAAGCACTATGTCAATCTGTTGGCAACCTTTGGTGCGGTCGGTGCAATCATTTTTGGCTCTATCAATTATAAATGGAGTAACGATAAGTTCGCCGCAATATTCCTGATTCTTTCGATCTTCCTCGGCATTTTTAACGGCTATGGAATTAACGGCACCACCAAGATGTTTCTTAAAGGATGTTCCACCATGTTGGGTGCAGCTTTTATCGTGGGCTTTGCAAATGGCATCTCCATCATCCTGGCAAATGGTAAAATACTCAACACTATCGTTTACGCTATGAGCATCCCTATGACCAAATTTGGTTCGATTATTGGTGCTAACGTTATGTTTATTGCCAACATTTTCATTAACCTCTTCATACCCTCCGGTTCCGGTCAGGCTGCCGCAGTTATGCCTATTATGGTGCCTGTTGCGGACCTTGTGGGTGTTACCCGCCAGGTTGCAGTACAGGCGTTCCAGTTCGGTGACGGCTTCTCTAACTGTCTGTTCCCTACAGCAGGTACACTAATGGGTTCGCTGGGTATTGCAGGTGTGGATTGGAACAAGTACGCCAAGTGGTTCCTGCCCATGCTTCTGGTTCAATCGGTATTTGCTATGATTGCACTGACCCTTTTGCAGGGTATCGGCTGGACCGGATTATGA
- a CDS encoding amidohydrolase, with amino-acid sequence MTTVNELIDQYSAQAIEIRRKIHAHPELGYEEYATSNLILNELARYGIVGEQLPGLPTSVIAVIRGSKPGKTVGIREDIDALPLTEETGLAFASQNVELSHACGHDIHTAALLLTARVLNELKSELCGNVRLIFQPAEERVTGAKKMIEAGLMTLEPKCDNIIGVHVSPEFPAGSIGVIKGAANAATDAVSITVKGSGGHGAHPYRCVDPIITSAYLLTQLQSIISRENPALQPAVLTFGMIHGGTAMNIIPSEVKLEGTLRTFSEESRHNIWEAIRRVSKSCCEAMRAEADVVIEEGVPALINADEVIDRIAAAAEKTIGTENVIWYEKPSPGSDDFSRFLDFCPGAQFRVGTGNDLPESRIGLHNPKNIFDEKAIGVAAAVMAQYTLDFCKM; translated from the coding sequence ATGACAACAGTCAATGAATTGATCGATCAGTATTCAGCGCAAGCCATCGAAATTCGCCGAAAAATTCACGCGCATCCCGAACTTGGGTATGAAGAATATGCCACATCAAACTTGATTCTCAATGAGCTAGCTCGTTACGGTATTGTTGGGGAACAACTTCCGGGACTGCCCACAAGTGTCATAGCAGTTATCCGTGGCTCTAAACCTGGAAAGACTGTTGGCATTCGTGAAGATATTGATGCATTACCTCTCACCGAAGAGACAGGCCTTGCGTTCGCCTCCCAAAACGTAGAACTTTCGCATGCGTGCGGACATGATATCCATACCGCTGCATTATTACTTACTGCAAGAGTGCTCAATGAGCTTAAATCGGAGCTTTGTGGTAATGTCCGACTAATTTTTCAGCCGGCAGAGGAGCGGGTGACCGGTGCAAAGAAAATGATTGAAGCCGGTCTGATGACACTTGAGCCTAAATGCGACAATATTATAGGCGTTCATGTCTCGCCTGAATTTCCGGCGGGCAGCATTGGCGTTATAAAAGGTGCTGCCAACGCTGCTACCGATGCGGTGTCAATTACCGTTAAGGGCTCGGGCGGACACGGCGCGCATCCTTATCGTTGTGTGGATCCTATTATTACCTCGGCATATTTGCTTACCCAGTTGCAAAGCATTATTTCCCGTGAAAATCCGGCGCTTCAGCCCGCGGTACTGACCTTTGGCATGATACACGGTGGAACTGCAATGAACATTATACCATCTGAGGTCAAGCTGGAGGGAACACTGCGCACGTTCAGCGAAGAGAGCCGTCATAATATTTGGGAGGCCATCCGCCGCGTTTCAAAAAGCTGTTGTGAAGCCATGCGTGCCGAAGCCGATGTAGTGATTGAGGAAGGCGTTCCTGCTCTCATCAACGCTGACGAGGTAATTGACCGTATTGCAGCAGCGGCAGAAAAGACCATAGGCACCGAAAACGTTATATGGTACGAAAAACCTTCTCCCGGTTCAGACGATTTTTCTCGTTTCCTTGATTTTTGCCCCGGTGCACAATTTCGTGTAGGTACGGGTAACGACCTGCCTGAAAGCCGGATTGGCTTGCACAATCCCAAAAATATTTTTGACGAAAAAGCTATCGGCGTCGCAGCGGCTGTTATGGCACAGTATACGCTTGATTTTTGTAAGATGTAA
- a CDS encoding LysR family transcriptional regulator, which produces MLFNFRAFQYFRTIAQERNISKAAQKLYISQSTLSKFLTQLEAELGTRLLDRSQMPLALTAAGERFLQYIGDAARLHDHYMRRIAQADNSEMRQLHIGVGPWTGSFIISHVFEPFRQLHPNIELRLYEENDDNIHRMLAQKQLDVAVVVHTEVDRSHPSAAWFETLITQHRLLVVSKEHFLAGLVTADDLNSPQNPKYIDLRMLSNQNMILGKAGQRINNDMRDVFAKYDISPSGVIETQNIDSMIALAANNLGIAIIPTFYLSNCAFLDKLVFFYSDDPCMQWLLTAEYKTVDPPDPVRQFVQMIKETYQKEAEHS; this is translated from the coding sequence GTGCTTTTCAATTTTAGGGCTTTTCAATACTTTCGTACAATTGCACAGGAGCGAAATATTTCAAAAGCGGCACAGAAGCTGTATATTTCTCAGTCTACGCTGAGCAAATTCCTAACCCAGCTCGAAGCTGAGTTGGGTACACGCCTGCTTGACCGCAGTCAGATGCCATTGGCGCTCACCGCGGCGGGAGAACGCTTCCTGCAATATATCGGTGATGCCGCACGACTGCATGATCATTATATGCGAAGAATTGCGCAGGCTGATAACAGTGAGATGCGCCAGTTGCATATCGGCGTTGGCCCATGGACCGGCAGTTTTATTATTTCGCATGTTTTTGAACCTTTTCGCCAACTACATCCTAATATTGAGTTGCGACTATATGAAGAAAACGACGATAATATCCACCGTATGCTTGCGCAGAAACAGTTAGACGTTGCAGTGGTTGTTCATACGGAGGTAGATAGATCTCATCCGTCTGCGGCCTGGTTTGAGACATTAATCACCCAACATCGACTGCTTGTCGTTTCAAAAGAGCATTTTTTAGCCGGCCTTGTGACGGCGGACGATCTTAATTCACCTCAAAATCCTAAATACATAGATCTGCGGATGCTCTCAAATCAAAACATGATTCTGGGCAAGGCGGGACAACGCATCAACAATGATATGCGCGATGTATTTGCGAAATATGACATTTCGCCTTCGGGTGTAATTGAAACGCAAAATATAGATTCGATGATTGCATTGGCTGCCAACAATCTTGGCATTGCCATTATCCCGACATTCTATCTGTCAAACTGCGCTTTTTTAGACAAGCTAGTGTTTTTCTATTCGGATGATCCGTGTATGCAGTGGCTGTTGACAGCAGAATATAAAACCGTCGATCCGCCGGACCCAGTGCGACAGTTTGTACAGATGATTAAGGAAACTTACCAAAAGGAAGCTGAACATAGTTAA
- a CDS encoding hydroxyacid dehydrogenase yields MPKVLLPEFIDPCGPDYLKSHGWEIVYAKSREKEDILEKISDCDAIIVRVSKITKEIMQAAPSLKVIAKHGVGYDNIDIEAARALGIPVTIVPNGNSLSVAEHTVALMMACAKNMPAMANGYRESGYDVKNRLECTELSGKTLGLIGYGRIGSMVAKICRSGFDMHVIAYDPFTKGTPEGVEIVDNCDDIFRRSDYISLHSPLTDETRHSIGQREFKLMKNSATIINCSRGAIIDEQALIEALLNGEIGGAGLDVSDPEPAQSSNPMFNMENVILTPHNAASTTEALKRMSMGAALAVDAVYSGELVDCRII; encoded by the coding sequence ATGCCAAAGGTTTTATTACCCGAATTTATTGACCCTTGCGGACCTGATTATCTCAAAAGCCATGGTTGGGAAATAGTATACGCAAAAAGTCGAGAAAAAGAAGATATCCTTGAGAAAATATCAGATTGTGACGCTATAATAGTCAGAGTTAGTAAGATAACAAAAGAAATAATGCAGGCTGCACCGTCTCTTAAAGTAATAGCAAAACACGGTGTAGGGTATGATAACATTGATATCGAAGCTGCAAGGGCGTTAGGTATCCCTGTCACGATAGTGCCTAATGGCAACAGCCTTTCAGTCGCTGAACATACTGTTGCCTTAATGATGGCCTGTGCAAAAAATATGCCTGCAATGGCAAACGGATACCGCGAGAGCGGATACGACGTTAAAAACAGGTTGGAATGCACAGAATTATCCGGGAAAACACTAGGATTGATAGGTTATGGTCGAATTGGATCTATGGTGGCAAAAATATGCCGCTCGGGGTTTGATATGCACGTTATTGCCTACGATCCGTTCACCAAAGGCACCCCTGAAGGTGTAGAGATTGTAGATAACTGTGATGATATTTTTAGGAGATCAGATTACATAAGCCTTCATTCACCTCTTACCGATGAGACTAGGCACTCAATTGGTCAAAGAGAATTTAAATTGATGAAAAACAGCGCAACTATAATTAATTGTTCAAGAGGTGCAATAATAGATGAACAAGCCCTAATTGAAGCTCTTTTAAATGGTGAAATAGGCGGCGCAGGTCTTGATGTTAGCGACCCTGAGCCTGCACAAAGCTCAAACCCAATGTTTAATATGGAGAATGTAATTCTTACACCACATAACGCCGCTTCTACAACTGAAGCACTTAAAAGAATGTCGATGGGTGCTGCTTTAGCAGTAGACGCTGTATATAGCGGCGAACTTGTTGACTGCAGGATTATTTGA
- a CDS encoding tripartite tricarboxylate transporter permease gives MLLQALQNFFTLEALFSCIIGVFGGIVVGALPGLSASMAVALLIPITFRMGTAAGLVLLVSVYTAAIYGGSITACLIHTPGTPASAATAIDGFPLTKKGEGLKAIGISTIASMIGGTISALALLFIAPTLAKVSLLFSSLEYFFLALFGLTIIGSLAGDSMVKGLMSGMFGLLIGCIGLDIMNGTPRFTFGSIALESGIQLVPAMIGLFSISQVMISVEDIVKGKNKITDDPSKLLKGKILPSKSEIKKIIPTIGLSSIIGILVGILPGAGSDIGSWVSYNYAKKHSKTPHEFGNGSIEGLAASESANNAVTGGALIPLLTLGIPGSGVTAIMLGGLTIKGLVPGHQLFTQQGDITYCLIFGFLAANILMGIIGLLVAKQVVKVSIVPMTILCPIIVGLSTIGAYAINNSMFDVFIMTAFGFLGYFVRKLGFATAPIVLGLILGPMAEQNWRQALVLSRGNMMTYFLTRPISILLAVMVIFGLFSPIFLKMFNKKTLGDANAKSAED, from the coding sequence ATGTTGCTACAAGCACTTCAAAACTTCTTCACTTTAGAGGCGCTTTTCTCCTGCATAATAGGCGTTTTTGGCGGTATTGTGGTAGGAGCATTACCGGGCCTTTCAGCGAGTATGGCGGTGGCACTTCTAATTCCGATAACCTTTAGAATGGGTACTGCTGCTGGACTTGTTCTCTTGGTTTCTGTCTATACTGCCGCTATTTATGGTGGATCAATTACTGCATGTTTAATACATACACCGGGGACCCCTGCCTCTGCAGCTACTGCCATTGATGGGTTTCCTCTTACCAAAAAAGGTGAGGGTTTAAAGGCGATTGGTATATCTACCATCGCTTCTATGATAGGTGGAACAATCAGTGCTTTGGCTCTTTTGTTTATCGCCCCTACCCTTGCAAAAGTATCTCTTTTATTTTCATCCCTCGAATACTTTTTTCTTGCTTTGTTTGGTTTAACTATAATCGGTAGCTTAGCAGGAGATTCTATGGTAAAGGGTCTTATGTCGGGTATGTTTGGTCTTTTAATAGGTTGTATAGGTCTCGACATTATGAATGGCACACCCAGATTTACATTCGGCTCTATCGCCCTTGAATCGGGTATACAGCTTGTTCCCGCTATGATAGGTTTGTTTTCTATCTCTCAGGTCATGATTTCCGTCGAAGATATAGTTAAAGGAAAGAACAAAATAACCGATGATCCAAGCAAATTGCTAAAGGGTAAGATTTTACCCAGTAAATCAGAAATAAAAAAAATAATTCCAACTATTGGTTTATCTTCAATTATTGGAATTCTTGTTGGAATTCTTCCTGGTGCTGGGTCTGATATAGGCTCTTGGGTTTCCTATAACTATGCAAAAAAGCATTCAAAGACTCCTCATGAATTTGGCAATGGCTCAATAGAGGGCCTTGCTGCTTCTGAATCTGCAAACAATGCCGTTACGGGTGGCGCACTTATCCCCTTATTAACGCTCGGAATACCTGGCAGCGGTGTGACTGCAATAATGTTAGGCGGTCTTACAATAAAAGGACTTGTTCCCGGTCATCAACTATTCACACAGCAAGGCGATATCACCTATTGCTTAATCTTCGGATTTTTGGCCGCTAATATTTTAATGGGTATCATAGGTTTACTCGTTGCAAAACAGGTTGTTAAGGTAAGTATAGTGCCTATGACAATTTTGTGCCCCATAATAGTAGGGCTTTCAACAATAGGTGCCTATGCTATAAACAATAGTATGTTTGATGTGTTTATTATGACAGCCTTCGGATTTCTAGGTTATTTTGTGCGTAAGCTGGGTTTTGCTACCGCTCCTATCGTACTGGGTCTAATTCTTGGTCCGATGGCAGAGCAGAACTGGCGCCAGGCGCTTGTGCTCTCAAGAGGAAACATGATGACATATTTCTTAACGAGACCTATTTCTATTCTTCTGGCTGTAATGGTTATTTTTGGATTGTTCTCCCCCATTTTTCTTAAAATGTTTAATAAGAAAACCCTTGGAGATGCCAACGCTAAATCTGCCGAAGATTAA
- a CDS encoding tripartite tricarboxylate transporter TctB family protein, whose amino-acid sequence MSSKTKQDLICGSVIYAVLLGAFYMSTKMLPETALFPKLIISTFAILNTIMIIQAFKASGDSSLNLSIMKMPILYFISIAIYVVLFSIVGYFPSTIIMLVSTMYFMKVRPYWIIAAVTAGYMAFVYVLFIMWLKVSLL is encoded by the coding sequence ATGAGTTCGAAAACCAAACAGGATTTAATATGCGGATCCGTTATTTATGCTGTGCTGCTTGGCGCTTTTTATATGTCTACGAAAATGCTTCCCGAAACTGCTCTTTTTCCTAAACTGATCATTTCTACTTTTGCTATTCTTAATACCATTATGATCATACAAGCTTTTAAAGCGTCGGGAGATTCTTCTCTCAATTTAAGTATTATGAAAATGCCTATACTTTACTTTATCAGCATCGCTATTTACGTGGTGCTATTTTCGATAGTTGGATACTTCCCTTCTACAATAATTATGTTAGTTAGCACAATGTATTTTATGAAGGTAAGACCATACTGGATTATAGCTGCTGTTACAGCAGGATATATGGCATTTGTATATGTCTTATTTATTATGTGGCTAAAAGTAAGCCTGTTATAA
- a CDS encoding tripartite tricarboxylate transporter substrate binding protein, with amino-acid sequence MKKLIAIALTLAMVFALAACGGSASTTPSSTSAGQSDSVSKEKNTKVDYPTKPITLYCGFSAGGSSDLLCRILAESMTEKIGQPVTVVNKNGGGGWVCWSEVIKTVEPDGYTFSLINSPNVTMGKYDTANPREYDHNDFDLLGNHVSDYNVVACRKDETRFNDMASFIEYAKNNTLIVGSSAAGIMSDDGTIVERMNKELGTKIEIVTTKGAKDNETYLLNKSTDILVGNVSDVLTGKKNGDFTVMCVFAPERVSLMDDVPTCKELGFGEIYGNSSRGYALPKGVDPAVREILYNAIVESINDPKTISALEAIGAATEFVPQEEYAKFLDDGVNAAKAVYGVN; translated from the coding sequence ATGAAAAAATTAATTGCAATCGCTTTAACACTAGCTATGGTTTTTGCATTGGCGGCATGCGGTGGCTCTGCATCCACCACTCCATCCAGCACTTCTGCCGGCCAGTCGGATTCTGTTTCCAAGGAGAAGAACACCAAAGTAGATTACCCCACCAAGCCCATTACATTATATTGTGGATTTTCCGCAGGCGGAAGCTCAGATCTGCTTTGCAGAATCCTCGCAGAATCTATGACTGAAAAAATCGGTCAACCTGTAACTGTTGTAAATAAAAACGGCGGTGGCGGTTGGGTTTGTTGGAGTGAAGTTATTAAAACTGTTGAACCTGACGGATATACCTTCTCTCTTATAAACTCGCCTAACGTAACCATGGGCAAATATGATACTGCAAACCCCAGAGAATATGATCACAACGATTTTGATCTTCTTGGCAACCACGTGTCGGACTATAACGTCGTTGCATGTCGCAAAGATGAAACACGCTTCAATGACATGGCATCTTTTATTGAGTATGCAAAAAATAATACCCTTATTGTTGGTTCTTCCGCTGCAGGAATAATGTCTGATGACGGCACTATCGTTGAGCGTATGAACAAAGAACTTGGCACAAAGATTGAAATTGTAACCACAAAGGGTGCTAAGGATAACGAGACATATTTGTTAAACAAGAGCACCGATATTCTTGTCGGAAACGTTTCTGACGTACTTACCGGAAAAAAGAACGGCGACTTTACTGTAATGTGCGTATTTGCTCCTGAGCGTGTAAGCCTTATGGACGACGTCCCCACCTGTAAGGAACTTGGTTTTGGCGAAATATATGGCAACTCTTCCAGAGGATATGCACTTCCTAAGGGCGTTGACCCTGCTGTGCGTGAGATTCTATACAACGCAATTGTAGAAAGCATCAACGATCCTAAAACAATTAGCGCGCTTGAAGCAATCGGCGCAGCAACAGAGTTTGTACCTCAAGAAGAATACGCAAAATTCCTCGACGATGGCGTGAATGCTGCGAAAGCAGTATACGGTGTTAATTAA
- a CDS encoding RraA family protein, giving the protein MVNPGCRIYGDFTRPPKELVQSFRNIPVANIDDNMGRTAAIHYSIRHINAGKGTLVGTAFTVKVPEGDNLMFHKAMDMAQPGDVIMIDAGGGSERAILGALMANYCKVKKIAGIVVDGSIRDTEEIAALDDFHVFAKGITPNGPYKNGPGEIGGVISVGGRVVHPGDIIVGDDDGVVVIRPDDALEVLEKSKAVLAKEDSIMKGILKGEYVRPWVEEKLKEIGCVYL; this is encoded by the coding sequence ATGGTTAATCCAGGTTGCAGAATTTACGGGGACTTTACTCGTCCTCCAAAAGAGCTGGTGCAAAGTTTTCGCAATATACCTGTTGCAAACATCGATGACAACATGGGGAGAACTGCAGCTATCCACTATTCAATAAGGCACATTAATGCCGGAAAAGGAACCTTGGTAGGTACAGCTTTTACTGTAAAAGTTCCCGAAGGTGACAATCTGATGTTCCACAAAGCAATGGACATGGCACAGCCAGGCGATGTCATTATGATTGATGCGGGTGGCGGAAGTGAAAGAGCTATCTTAGGTGCTCTTATGGCGAATTACTGTAAAGTTAAAAAGATTGCAGGAATTGTGGTTGACGGAAGTATAAGAGATACCGAGGAAATTGCGGCTCTTGATGATTTTCATGTTTTTGCTAAAGGAATTACGCCCAACGGCCCTTACAAAAACGGACCTGGTGAGATAGGCGGCGTTATTTCGGTCGGTGGACGTGTCGTACATCCCGGTGATATTATAGTAGGCGACGATGATGGCGTAGTTGTCATCAGACCTGATGATGCCCTTGAAGTTCTTGAAAAGTCTAAAGCAGTATTAGCTAAAGAAGATTCCATTATGAAAGGAATCTTAAAAGGCGAGTATGTAAGACCCTGGGTAGAAGAAAAGCTTAAGGAAATAGGCTGTGTCTATCTATAA